One genomic region from Quercus robur chromosome 4, dhQueRobu3.1, whole genome shotgun sequence encodes:
- the LOC126723317 gene encoding eukaryotic translation initiation factor 4G isoform X4, translated as MSYNQSNRSEKIETTQYRKTDRRSSSSNQQRSSSGAYGKGGGGPAPSPSYNSSNSRSYKKNSNNAKGGQSKAHVPTASVNSSANSSTTLDSSATTNAAAAAVVQNGSHVHPQLHADAPVTSAAAKPAEPPAPAAAVQKRDQARHDSFRPPPPLPIPTAPKQQFPRKDAVAAEKSNTGEAHSVPKVKKDVQVSPAPPASQPQKPPVLPPMGGMSMPMQYHQPQVSVQFAGPNQQLQSQGMTAAPLQMQLPMGLSMANAPQVQPPVFLQPHPMQQGIIHQGQYTAQMGPQLPPQLGNMGMGMTPPYPQQQGGKFGGPRKTTVKITHPDTHEELRLDKRADSYSDGGSSAPRSLSNMPPQSQPIPSFAPSHPHNFYNPNSFNPGSMFYPPQSSVPLTSSQLAPNSQAPRFNYPVGQNPQNMVYMNPSALNSLPVNKTGTPMHVTADLPNLEHSRDVHNIISSAPPTVIPITVKPTPGSLGEKVADSLLPKSSHGVEKSEPTKHVRPSGEVSSSHPQREVTESLASKSLPVATKQSVVVSAAVSSEGLVSNPSSSASVSPSEESVPVVPINEGRRRETLSRSNSIKDYQKKISKKGLIQSQHQVGSQSASISSLPSQALEQGISSGSGVFGTVEAKPTVATPTPVTSEGVSSTQQSLSNVSGGTPDASELKSDTVVEASYSVSSEIFGARIIVDTLETVHQAKLDKSSSQDEELVNETVGKDEQGENSLPAGSTQVINSSEISSEPISLKSSEFNKEVKQSGHDSGLKVVSDEVLTIETAQKRLDEPVSHHAEIDGTTDNLEILNSTDLGSSDVGSSHGEKTSTVDASSSRSDSIGSNEIGTMSGTSDQQSAPIPAPDLKEATSKHEGEDAEIIGGGLAPLPASGAKDKPILDQNKAKVTSKATKKKRKEICLKADAAGTTSDLYNAYKGPEEKKETILSTDYTESISTCVNEKQAPADAVEVDAVASEKGGLNKAEPDDWEDAADLSTPKLEVSDDGQLIHGGLVHYDHDGDGSMAKKYSRDFLLKFSEQCSDLPEDFEITSDIEALMSANLNLSHLVERDSFPSPGRIVDRPTGGNRLDRRGSSNSMGEEERWGRIPGHFAIRDVRLDPVPVYGGNTGFRPGPGGNYGVLRNPRGQAPMQYPGGILSGPSMGSQGGMPRNSPDADRWLRNANIQQKGLFPSPHTPLQMMHKAEKKYEVGKVTDEEQAKQRQLKAILNKLTPQNFDKLFEQVKAVNIDNPDTLTGVISQIFDKALMEPTFCEMYANFCSHLSLELPDFSKDNEKITFKRVLLNKCQEEFERGEREQEEANKADEEGEIKQSAEEREEKRIKARRRMLGNIRLIGELYKKKMLTERIMHACIQKLLGQYDNPDEEDIEALCKLMSTIGEMIDHSKAKENMDAYFERMKAFSNNMNLSSRVRFMLKDSIDLRKNKWQQRRKVEGPKKIEEVHRDAAQERQAQTSRLGGRGNINTSTRRTPMDFGSRGSTMLSPSSAQMGGFRGLPSQVRGVGGQDVRFEDRVPYEARTLSVPLPQRPIGDDSITLGPQGGLARGMSIRGPPAMSSAPAAEISPGAADPRRMAVGLNGYSMVSERTTYGPREELVPRFFPDRFAAPAAYEQSSPQERNVNFGNRDLKNPDRSFDRSVVTSPTPRMEGAAVPQNVPSEKLPEERLKDMSIAAIKEFYSARDEKEVELCIRDMNAPSFHPSMVSLWVTDSFERKDMERDVLTKLLVNLTKSRDGVLNQAQLIKGFESVMTNLEDAVNDAPRAPEFLGRLFAKVITENVVPLSEIGRLIYQGGEEPGYLLEYGLAADVLGSTLEVIKSEKGDSVLNELRKSSNLRIEDFRPPNPNNSSRKLDKFI; from the exons GCACGTCATGATTCCTTTAGACCTCCCCCTCCATTGCCAATTCCTACTGCTCCCAAGCAGCAGTTCCCGAGGAAGGATGCAGTTGCTGCTGAAAAATCTAATACTGGGGAGGCTCATTCAGTGCCAAAGGTTAAAAAGGATGTGCAAGTCTCGCCTGCGCCACCTGCAAGTCAACCTCAGAAGCCTCCTGTACTTCCTCCTATGGGTGGGATGTCCATGCCAATGCAGTATCACCAGCCACAGGTTTCTGTGCAATTTGCTGGCCCCAACCAACAGCTTCAATCCCAGGGTATGACAGCCGCTCCACTTCAAATGCAGTTGCCCATGGGTTTATCAATGGCAAATGCGCCACAAGTGCAACCGCCCGTGTTTCTCCAACCCCATCCTATGCAGCAGGGAATCATTCATCAAGGCCAGTACACTGCTCAAATGGGTCCTCAGTTGCCCCCTCAATTAGGCAACATGGGAATGGGCATGACCCCACCATACCCCCAGCAGCAGGGAGGAAAATTTGGTGGCCCCCGTAAAACTACTGTTAAGATTACTCATCCAGATACACATGAAGAGTTGAGGCTTGACAAACGGGCTGATTCTTATTCAGATGGTGGGTCATCGGCTCCTAGGTCTCTCTCTAATATGCCTCCTCAATCCCAGCCTATTCCATCATTTGCACCTTCTCATCCTCATAACTTTTATAATCCCAATTCTTTCAATCCTGGTTCTATGTTCTATCCGCCTCAAAGTTCTGTTCCTTTAACAAGTAGCCAGTTAGCACCCAATTCTCAAGCACCGAGATTTAATTATCCAGTTGGCCAGAATCCCCAAAACATGGTGTACATGAATCCATCAGCTCTTAATTCCCTACCTGTAAATAAGACTGGGACCCCAATGCATGTCACTGCAGATCTACCAAACTTGGAACATTCTCGTGATGTACATAATATAATCTCCTCTGCTCCACCAACAGTGATACCAATTACAGTAAAGCCAACTCCTGGTTCTCTCGGGGAAAAGGTTGCAGACTCATTGCTGCCAAAAAGCTCACATGGTGTTGAAAAGAGTGAACCTACTAAACATGTGAGGCCATCTGGGGAAGTCAGCTCATCTCATCCTCAAAGGGAAGTTACTGAATCATTGGCCTCCAAGTCGTTGCCAGTGGCTACTAAACAGTCTGTGGTAGTATCTGCTGCAGTTTCTTCTGAGGGCCTTGTATCGAATCCATCTTCTTCTGCTTCAGTTTCTCCATCCGAGGAATCTGTACCAGTTGTGCCCATCAATGAAGGCAGACGAAGGGAAACTCTTAGTAGGTCAAACTCTATCAAAGATTATCAAAAGAAGATAAGCAAGAAAGGACTTATCCAATCACAGCATCAG GTTGGCAGTCAATCTGCTTCAATCTCAAGTTTGCCTTCCCAGGCCCTGGAGCAGGGTATATCTTCCGGCAGTGGAGTTTTTGGTACTGTAGAAGCTAAACCGACTGTTGCTACACCTACACCTGTAACTAGTGAAGGTGTTTCATCAACCCAACAATCACTGTCAAATGTTAGTGGTGGTACTCCTGATGCATCTGAATTAAAGTCTGACACTGTTGTAGAAGCCTCCTATAGTGTTTCATCTGAAATTTTTGGTGCCAGGATCATTGTTGATACACTTGAAACTGTTCATCAAGCTAAGCTAGACAAATCCTCTTCACAAGATGAGGAATTGGTAAATGAAACTGTAGGAAAAGATGAACAAGGAGAAAACAGTTTACCTGCAGGGTCCACACAAGTTATCAACAGTAGTGAGATATCTTCAGAACCTATCTCTTTAAAATCCTCAGAATTTAATAAAGAGGTAAAACAATCTGGACATGATTCTGGTTTGAAGGTAGTAAGTGACGAGGTCTTAACCATAGAGACTGCACAGAAGCGGCTGGATGAACCCGTGAGCCATCATGCAGAAATTGATGGGACAACTGATAATTTAGAGATATTGAACTCCACTGATTTGGGTTCTTCTGATGTTGGAAGCTCTCATGGTGAGAAGACCTCTACTGTAGATGCCTCTTCAAGCAGAAGTGACAGCATAGGTAGTAATGAGATTGGTACAATGTCTGGTACATCAGATCAGCAGTCTGCTCCTATTCCAGCCCCTGATCTTAAGGAAGCAACTTCAAAACATGAAGGGGAAGATGCAGAGATCATTGGTGGTGGATTGGCCCCTTTGCCAGCATCAGGTGCTAAGGATAAACCTATCCTTGATCAGAATAAGGCAAAGGTTACTTCTAAAGcaacaaagaagaagaggaaagaaatttgTCTGAAAGCCGATGCTGCCGGGACAACCTCTGATCTTTATAATGCTTACAAGGGCccagaggaaaagaaagaaactattttGTCTACAGATTATACTGAGAGCATTTCTACTTGTGTGAATGAGAAGCAGGCACCTGCTGATGCGGTTGAAGTAGATGCTGTTGCTAGTGAAAAGGGTGGACTGAACAAAGCCGAGCCCGATGATTGGGAAGATGCTGCTGACTTGTCTACTCCAAAATTAGAAGTTTCAGATGATGGACAGCTAATTCATGGAGGACTGGTTCATTATGACCATGATGGAGATGGAAGTATGGCCAAGAAGTATTCCCGAGATTTCCTCTTGAAATTTTCTGAGCAATGCTCTGATCTCCCTGAGGATTTTGAGATTACATCTGATATAGAGGCCTTGATGAGTGCTAATTTGAATCTCTCTCATCTTGTTGAACGTGATTCATTCCCTAGTCCAGGTAGAATTGTAGACAGGCCAACTGGGGGAAATCGATTAGACCGTCGTGGTAGTAGTAATAGTATGGGTGAAGAGGAGAGGTGGGGTAGAATACCTGGTCATTTTGCAATTCGTGATGTGCGTTTGGATCCTGTTCCTGTTTATGGAGGTAATACAGGTTTTCGACCTGGCCCAGGAGGCAATTATGGTGTTCTCAGGAACCCACGTGGACAGGCACCTATGCAGTACCCCGGAGGAATCCTCTCTGGTCCCTCCATGGGTTCTCAGGGTGGAATGCCTAGAAACAGCCCTGATGCTGACAGGTGGCTGCGTAATGCCAATATTCAACAGAAGGGTTTATTTCCTTCTCCTCATACTCCATTACAGATGATGCACAAAGCTGAGAAGAAGTATGAAGTGGGTAAAGTGACGGATGAGGAACAGGCAAAGCAAAGGCAGTTGAAAGCTATTTTGAACAAGCTAACTCCTCAGAACTTTGATAAACTTTTCGAACAAGTGAAAGCAGTAAACATTGACAATCCTGACACTCTAACTGGTGTCATCTCACAGATCTTTGACAAAGCTTTAATGGAACCTACTTTCTGTGAAATGTATGCCAATTTCTGTAGTCATCTTTCCTTGGAATTGCCTGATTTCAGCAAAGACAATGAAAAGATAACTTTTAAGAGGGTGCTTTTGAATAAGTGCCAGGAGGAATTTGAGAGAGGGGAAAGAGAGCAGGAAGAAGCTAATAAAGCTGATGAAGAGGGTGAGATCAAACAGTCTGCAgaggaaagagaagaaaagagaattaAGGCTCGAAGACGAATGTTGGGTAACATTAGATTAATTGGGGAGCTGTACAAGAAGAAAATGTTGACTGAGCGAATAATGCACGCATGCATCCAGAAGTTGCTGGGTCAGTATGATAATCCTGATGAAGAAGATATTGAAGCTTTGTGCAAATTGATGAGTACTATTGGAGAGATGATCGACCATTCCAAAGCCAAGGAGAATATGGATGCATATTTTGAGAGAATGAAGGCGTTCTCCAACAATATGAATTTATCTTCTAGGGTCAGGTTCATGTTGAAGGATTCAATTGATTTGAGAAAGAATAAATGGCAACAACGGAGGAAAGTTGAAGGGCCGAAAAAGATTGAGGAAGTGCACCGAGATGCTGCTCAAGAACGACAGGCACAAACTAGCAGGTTGGGGGGCCGAGGAAACATCAACACTTCAACAAGAAGGACACCCATGGATTTTGGTTCAAGAGGGTCAACTATGTTGTCTCCTTCAAGTGCGCAGATGGGTGGTTTCCGTGGCCTGCCTAGTCAGGTTCGTGGAGTAGGTGGTCAAGATGTTCGGTTTGAGGACAGAGTGCCTTATGAGGCTAGGACCTTATCTGTTCCCTTGCCTCAAAGGCCTATTGGTGATGATTCTATTACTCTTGGACCTCAAGGTGGTCTTGCAAGAGGAATGTCAATTAGAGGACCACCAGCAATGTCAAGTGCTCCTGCAGCTGAAATATCTCCTGGTGCTGCAGACCCCCGAAGAATGGCAGTTGGCTTGAATGGTTACAGTATGGTGTCGGAGCGGACAACTTATGGCCCAAGAGAGGAACTCGTTCCAAGATTTTTTCCAGATAGATTTGCTGCCCCAGCAGCTTATGAACAATCAAGCCCTCAAGAGCGTAATGTAAATTTTGGTAACAGAGACCTAAAGAATCCCGATCGGAGTTTTGATAGATCAGTTGTCACTTCACCAACTCCACGCATGGAGGGAGCTGCTGTTCCCCAAAATGTTCCTTCAGAAAAGCTGCCTGAAGAACGCCTTAAAGATATGTCCATTGCAGCAATTAAAGAATTTTACAG TGCCAGAGACGAGAAGGAAGTTGAATTGTGCATAAGAGACATGAATGCCCCAAGCTTCCATCCATCAATGGTATCTCTATGGGTCACAGATTCATTTGAGAGGAAGGACATGGAAAGGGATGTTTTGACTAAGCTTCTAGTCAATCTTACGAAGTCTCGTGATGGTGTTCTGAATCAAGCCCAGCTCATCAAAGG GTTTGAATCTGTTATGACTAATCTGGAGGATGCCGTAAATGATGCCCCAAGAGCTCCAGAGTTTCTTGGTCGTCTCTTTGCGAAAGTCATTACAGAAAATGTGGTCCCTTTGAGTGAGATCGGGCGGCTAATATACCAAGGAGGAGAGGAGCCAGGTTATTTGCTAGAATACGGGCTTGCAGCAGATGTTCTTGGAAGCACCTTGGAGGTAATAAAATCAGAGAAAGGAGATTCTGTCTTAAATGAACTCCGCAAAAGCTCCAATTTGCGCATAGAGGATTTTCGACCTCCGAATCCTAACAACAGTTCAAGGaaattagataaatttatttag
- the LOC126723317 gene encoding eukaryotic translation initiation factor 4G isoform X2, protein MSYNQSNRSEKIETTQYRKTDRRSSSSNQQRSSSGAYGKGGGGPAPSPSYNSSNSRSYKKSSNNAQGGQSRAHVPTASVNSPSTTLDSSATTNAAAASTPRTTAAAVVQNGSHVHPQLHGAADAPVTSAAAKPAEPPAPAAAVQRSTRPVPKAPTSQSSTMSSDPAAAPKTPVKAPGDASKPYPFQFGSISPGFMNGMQVPARTSSAPPNLDEQKRDQARHDSFRPPPPLPIPTAPKQQFPRKDAVAAEKSNTGEAHSVPKVKKDVQVSPAPPASQPQKPPVLPPMGGMSMPMQYHQPQVSVQFAGPNQQLQSQGMTAAPLQMQLPMGLSMANAPQVQPPVFLQPHPMQQGIIHQGQYTAQMGPQLPPQLGNMGMGMTPPYPQQQGGKFGGPRKTTVKITHPDTHEELRLDKRADSYSDGGSSAPRSLSNMPPQSQPIPSFAPSHPHNFYNPNSFNPGSMFYPPQSSVPLTSSQLAPNSQAPRFNYPVGQNPQNMVYMNPSALNSLPVNKTGTPMHVTADLPNLEHSRDVHNIISSAPPTVIPITVKPTPGSLGEKVADSLLPKSSHGVEKSEPTKHVRPSGEVSSSHPQREVTESLASKSLPVATKQSVVVSAAVSSEGLVSNPSSSASVSPSEESVPVVPINEGRRRETLSRSNSIKDYQKKISKKGLIQSQHQVGSQSASISSLPSQALEQGISSGSGVFGTVEAKPTVATPTPVTSEGVSSTQQSLSNVSGGTPDASELKSDTVVEASYSVSSEIFGARIIVDTLETVHQAKLDKSSSQDEELVNETVGKDEQGENSLPAGSTQVINSSEISSEPISLKSSEFNKEVKQSGHDSGLKVVSDEVLTIETAQKRLDEPVSHHAEIDGTTDNLEILNSTDLGSSDVGSSHGEKTSTVDASSSRSDSIGSNEIGTMSGTSDQQSAPIPAPDLKEATSKHEGEDAEIIGGGLAPLPASGAKDKPILDQNKAKVTSKATKKKRKEICLKADAAGTTSDLYNAYKGPEEKKETILSTDYTESISTCVNEKQAPADAVEVDAVASEKGGLNKAEPDDWEDAADLSTPKLEVSDDGQLIHGGLVHYDHDGDGSMAKKYSRDFLLKFSEQCSDLPEDFEITSDIEALMSANLNLSHLVERDSFPSPGRIVDRPTGGNRLDRRGSSNSMGEEERWGRIPGHFAIRDVRLDPVPVYGGNTGFRPGPGGNYGVLRNPRGQAPMQYPGGILSGPSMGSQGGMPRNSPDADRWLRNANIQQKGLFPSPHTPLQMMHKAEKKYEVGKVTDEEQAKQRQLKAILNKLTPQNFDKLFEQVKAVNIDNPDTLTGVISQIFDKALMEPTFCEMYANFCSHLSLELPDFSKDNEKITFKRVLLNKCQEEFERGEREQEEANKADEEGEIKQSAEEREEKRIKARRRMLGNIRLIGELYKKKMLTERIMHACIQKLLGQYDNPDEEDIEALCKLMSTIGEMIDHSKAKENMDAYFERMKAFSNNMNLSSRVRFMLKDSIDLRKNKWQQRRKVEGPKKIEEVHRDAAQERQAQTSRLGGRGNINTSTRRTPMDFGSRGSTMLSPSSAQMGGFRGLPSQVRGVGGQDVRFEDRVPYEARTLSVPLPQRPIGDDSITLGPQGGLARGMSIRGPPAMSSAPAAEISPGAADPRRMAVGLNGYSMVSERTTYGPREELVPRFFPDRFAAPAAYEQSSPQERNVNFGNRDLKNPDRSFDRSVVTSPTPRMEGAAVPQNVPSEKLPEERLKDMSIAAIKEFYSARDEKEVELCIRDMNAPSFHPSMVSLWVTDSFERKDMERDVLTKLLVNLTKSRDGVLNQAQLIKGFESVMTNLEDAVNDAPRAPEFLGRLFAKVITENVVPLSEIGRLIYQGGEEPGYLLEYGLAADVLGSTLEVIKSEKGDSVLNELRKSSNLRIEDFRPPNPNNSSRKLDKFI, encoded by the exons ttATAAGAAGAGTAGCAATAATGCTCAGGGAGGGCAATCTAGGGCACATGTGCCTACTGCTAGTGTGAATTCGCCGTCTACTACGTTGGACTCTAGTGCTACGACCAATGCTGCTGCCGCGTCTACGCCACGGACTACTGCTGCTGCTGTTGTACAGAATGGTTCCCATGTACACCCCCAATTACATG GAGCAGCTGATGCACCGGTGACAAGCGCAGCTGCCAAGCCAGCTGAGCCACCAGCACCAGCAGCTGCTGTGCAGAGAAGCACCCGGCCTGTTCCGAAGGCTCCAACTTCTCAATCTTCCACCATGAGCTCTGACCCAGCTGCAGCTCCCAAAACACCCGTAAAGG CCCCAGGAGATGCTTCTAAGCCTTACCCCTTCCAGTTTGGGTCCATAAGTCCTGGTTTCATGAATGGGATGCAG GTTCCTGCTCGGACAAGCTCAGCACCCCCAAATTTGGATGAGCAGAAACGAGATCAG GCACGTCATGATTCCTTTAGACCTCCCCCTCCATTGCCAATTCCTACTGCTCCCAAGCAGCAGTTCCCGAGGAAGGATGCAGTTGCTGCTGAAAAATCTAATACTGGGGAGGCTCATTCAGTGCCAAAGGTTAAAAAGGATGTGCAAGTCTCGCCTGCGCCACCTGCAAGTCAACCTCAGAAGCCTCCTGTACTTCCTCCTATGGGTGGGATGTCCATGCCAATGCAGTATCACCAGCCACAGGTTTCTGTGCAATTTGCTGGCCCCAACCAACAGCTTCAATCCCAGGGTATGACAGCCGCTCCACTTCAAATGCAGTTGCCCATGGGTTTATCAATGGCAAATGCGCCACAAGTGCAACCGCCCGTGTTTCTCCAACCCCATCCTATGCAGCAGGGAATCATTCATCAAGGCCAGTACACTGCTCAAATGGGTCCTCAGTTGCCCCCTCAATTAGGCAACATGGGAATGGGCATGACCCCACCATACCCCCAGCAGCAGGGAGGAAAATTTGGTGGCCCCCGTAAAACTACTGTTAAGATTACTCATCCAGATACACATGAAGAGTTGAGGCTTGACAAACGGGCTGATTCTTATTCAGATGGTGGGTCATCGGCTCCTAGGTCTCTCTCTAATATGCCTCCTCAATCCCAGCCTATTCCATCATTTGCACCTTCTCATCCTCATAACTTTTATAATCCCAATTCTTTCAATCCTGGTTCTATGTTCTATCCGCCTCAAAGTTCTGTTCCTTTAACAAGTAGCCAGTTAGCACCCAATTCTCAAGCACCGAGATTTAATTATCCAGTTGGCCAGAATCCCCAAAACATGGTGTACATGAATCCATCAGCTCTTAATTCCCTACCTGTAAATAAGACTGGGACCCCAATGCATGTCACTGCAGATCTACCAAACTTGGAACATTCTCGTGATGTACATAATATAATCTCCTCTGCTCCACCAACAGTGATACCAATTACAGTAAAGCCAACTCCTGGTTCTCTCGGGGAAAAGGTTGCAGACTCATTGCTGCCAAAAAGCTCACATGGTGTTGAAAAGAGTGAACCTACTAAACATGTGAGGCCATCTGGGGAAGTCAGCTCATCTCATCCTCAAAGGGAAGTTACTGAATCATTGGCCTCCAAGTCGTTGCCAGTGGCTACTAAACAGTCTGTGGTAGTATCTGCTGCAGTTTCTTCTGAGGGCCTTGTATCGAATCCATCTTCTTCTGCTTCAGTTTCTCCATCCGAGGAATCTGTACCAGTTGTGCCCATCAATGAAGGCAGACGAAGGGAAACTCTTAGTAGGTCAAACTCTATCAAAGATTATCAAAAGAAGATAAGCAAGAAAGGACTTATCCAATCACAGCATCAG GTTGGCAGTCAATCTGCTTCAATCTCAAGTTTGCCTTCCCAGGCCCTGGAGCAGGGTATATCTTCCGGCAGTGGAGTTTTTGGTACTGTAGAAGCTAAACCGACTGTTGCTACACCTACACCTGTAACTAGTGAAGGTGTTTCATCAACCCAACAATCACTGTCAAATGTTAGTGGTGGTACTCCTGATGCATCTGAATTAAAGTCTGACACTGTTGTAGAAGCCTCCTATAGTGTTTCATCTGAAATTTTTGGTGCCAGGATCATTGTTGATACACTTGAAACTGTTCATCAAGCTAAGCTAGACAAATCCTCTTCACAAGATGAGGAATTGGTAAATGAAACTGTAGGAAAAGATGAACAAGGAGAAAACAGTTTACCTGCAGGGTCCACACAAGTTATCAACAGTAGTGAGATATCTTCAGAACCTATCTCTTTAAAATCCTCAGAATTTAATAAAGAGGTAAAACAATCTGGACATGATTCTGGTTTGAAGGTAGTAAGTGACGAGGTCTTAACCATAGAGACTGCACAGAAGCGGCTGGATGAACCCGTGAGCCATCATGCAGAAATTGATGGGACAACTGATAATTTAGAGATATTGAACTCCACTGATTTGGGTTCTTCTGATGTTGGAAGCTCTCATGGTGAGAAGACCTCTACTGTAGATGCCTCTTCAAGCAGAAGTGACAGCATAGGTAGTAATGAGATTGGTACAATGTCTGGTACATCAGATCAGCAGTCTGCTCCTATTCCAGCCCCTGATCTTAAGGAAGCAACTTCAAAACATGAAGGGGAAGATGCAGAGATCATTGGTGGTGGATTGGCCCCTTTGCCAGCATCAGGTGCTAAGGATAAACCTATCCTTGATCAGAATAAGGCAAAGGTTACTTCTAAAGcaacaaagaagaagaggaaagaaatttgTCTGAAAGCCGATGCTGCCGGGACAACCTCTGATCTTTATAATGCTTACAAGGGCccagaggaaaagaaagaaactattttGTCTACAGATTATACTGAGAGCATTTCTACTTGTGTGAATGAGAAGCAGGCACCTGCTGATGCGGTTGAAGTAGATGCTGTTGCTAGTGAAAAGGGTGGACTGAACAAAGCCGAGCCCGATGATTGGGAAGATGCTGCTGACTTGTCTACTCCAAAATTAGAAGTTTCAGATGATGGACAGCTAATTCATGGAGGACTGGTTCATTATGACCATGATGGAGATGGAAGTATGGCCAAGAAGTATTCCCGAGATTTCCTCTTGAAATTTTCTGAGCAATGCTCTGATCTCCCTGAGGATTTTGAGATTACATCTGATATAGAGGCCTTGATGAGTGCTAATTTGAATCTCTCTCATCTTGTTGAACGTGATTCATTCCCTAGTCCAGGTAGAATTGTAGACAGGCCAACTGGGGGAAATCGATTAGACCGTCGTGGTAGTAGTAATAGTATGGGTGAAGAGGAGAGGTGGGGTAGAATACCTGGTCATTTTGCAATTCGTGATGTGCGTTTGGATCCTGTTCCTGTTTATGGAGGTAATACAGGTTTTCGACCTGGCCCAGGAGGCAATTATGGTGTTCTCAGGAACCCACGTGGACAGGCACCTATGCAGTACCCCGGAGGAATCCTCTCTGGTCCCTCCATGGGTTCTCAGGGTGGAATGCCTAGAAACAGCCCTGATGCTGACAGGTGGCTGCGTAATGCCAATATTCAACAGAAGGGTTTATTTCCTTCTCCTCATACTCCATTACAGATGATGCACAAAGCTGAGAAGAAGTATGAAGTGGGTAAAGTGACGGATGAGGAACAGGCAAAGCAAAGGCAGTTGAAAGCTATTTTGAACAAGCTAACTCCTCAGAACTTTGATAAACTTTTCGAACAAGTGAAAGCAGTAAACATTGACAATCCTGACACTCTAACTGGTGTCATCTCACAGATCTTTGACAAAGCTTTAATGGAACCTACTTTCTGTGAAATGTATGCCAATTTCTGTAGTCATCTTTCCTTGGAATTGCCTGATTTCAGCAAAGACAATGAAAAGATAACTTTTAAGAGGGTGCTTTTGAATAAGTGCCAGGAGGAATTTGAGAGAGGGGAAAGAGAGCAGGAAGAAGCTAATAAAGCTGATGAAGAGGGTGAGATCAAACAGTCTGCAgaggaaagagaagaaaagagaattaAGGCTCGAAGACGAATGTTGGGTAACATTAGATTAATTGGGGAGCTGTACAAGAAGAAAATGTTGACTGAGCGAATAATGCACGCATGCATCCAGAAGTTGCTGGGTCAGTATGATAATCCTGATGAAGAAGATATTGAAGCTTTGTGCAAATTGATGAGTACTATTGGAGAGATGATCGACCATTCCAAAGCCAAGGAGAATATGGATGCATATTTTGAGAGAATGAAGGCGTTCTCCAACAATATGAATTTATCTTCTAGGGTCAGGTTCATGTTGAAGGATTCAATTGATTTGAGAAAGAATAAATGGCAACAACGGAGGAAAGTTGAAGGGCCGAAAAAGATTGAGGAAGTGCACCGAGATGCTGCTCAAGAACGACAGGCACAAACTAGCAGGTTGGGGGGCCGAGGAAACATCAACACTTCAACAAGAAGGACACCCATGGATTTTGGTTCAAGAGGGTCAACTATGTTGTCTCCTTCAAGTGCGCAGATGGGTGGTTTCCGTGGCCTGCCTAGTCAGGTTCGTGGAGTAGGTGGTCAAGATGTTCGGTTTGAGGACAGAGTGCCTTATGAGGCTAGGACCTTATCTGTTCCCTTGCCTCAAAGGCCTATTGGTGATGATTCTATTACTCTTGGACCTCAAGGTGGTCTTGCAAGAGGAATGTCAATTAGAGGACCACCAGCAATGTCAAGTGCTCCTGCAGCTGAAATATCTCCTGGTGCTGCAGACCCCCGAAGAATGGCAGTTGGCTTGAATGGTTACAGTATGGTGTCGGAGCGGACAACTTATGGCCCAAGAGAGGAACTCGTTCCAAGATTTTTTCCAGATAGATTTGCTGCCCCAGCAGCTTATGAACAATCAAGCCCTCAAGAGCGTAATGTAAATTTTGGTAACAGAGACCTAAAGAATCCCGATCGGAGTTTTGATAGATCAGTTGTCACTTCACCAACTCCACGCATGGAGGGAGCTGCTGTTCCCCAAAATGTTCCTTCAGAAAAGCTGCCTGAAGAACGCCTTAAAGATATGTCCATTGCAGCAATTAAAGAATTTTACAG TGCCAGAGACGAGAAGGAAGTTGAATTGTGCATAAGAGACATGAATGCCCCAAGCTTCCATCCATCAATGGTATCTCTATGGGTCACAGATTCATTTGAGAGGAAGGACATGGAAAGGGATGTTTTGACTAAGCTTCTAGTCAATCTTACGAAGTCTCGTGATGGTGTTCTGAATCAAGCCCAGCTCATCAAAGG GTTTGAATCTGTTATGACTAATCTGGAGGATGCCGTAAATGATGCCCCAAGAGCTCCAGAGTTTCTTGGTCGTCTCTTTGCGAAAGTCATTACAGAAAATGTGGTCCCTTTGAGTGAGATCGGGCGGCTAATATACCAAGGAGGAGAGGAGCCAGGTTATTTGCTAGAATACGGGCTTGCAGCAGATGTTCTTGGAAGCACCTTGGAGGTAATAAAATCAGAGAAAGGAGATTCTGTCTTAAATGAACTCCGCAAAAGCTCCAATTTGCGCATAGAGGATTTTCGACCTCCGAATCCTAACAACAGTTCAAGGaaattagataaatttatttag